The Desulfuromonas thiophila genome contains the following window.
CCACTGTTGTCATCAACGAGCAGAAAACGGGCGGCGCGACCGAAACGGCTATCGACAGGAGCGGCGAGATCCTGGCCGGTGGAGCTTAATGCGATCTTCATGGTCACCTCGGGGGGAGTAGCGGGCCGCACGGCCATATCAAAAAGGCCGGCCCGGCAGGTAGACAATAAAAAGTACCGTGGCGCCGTTGGCGCCACGGTCATGACAGCGATCATGGCAGGGACAGGGTCGACACAACCGCTGTGTCAAGGTGTGCGATCCCGGTCCGTGCAGGGTTCCGTGGCAATTTTAGTCACCCTGGCGGTTCTGGCAACGCAGCTCGGCCAGCTCGGCCTCCAACTGGGCAATGCGCTGCTGGCGCCGGTTGTCGGTGGCGGGCGCATCACCGGCTGGGGGCAGGGCGGTCCAGCCGCGCCCGAAACCGGCACCGAAGCCGGGGCCGCAGCCACCACGGCGCATGCCACGGCCCGCAAGGCCGCGGCCGGCACCGAAGCCGGCACCGCTGGCATAGCCGGGGGCATTGCTGCCGCTGCAGTATCCCAGTCCGCGGCCGGTGCGGCTGCCCATTCCCTGTGGTCCTGTACGATCTCCGCGAGGCATCTTGTCCTCCTGTTTCTGCTGCCGGTTTCAAACGGCAGCCTGTGGGTTAATCCTGCTGCTGTTGCCATAACATCCGCAGGGCTGTGTGCTTGTCCCCCAGCTCATGGCTCCGGCATCTCCGGGCCTGCTGCGGGGCTGGTCAACGTCCGGCCGCGTCGCTGGCAGCAGCGCCCCCGACGGCAGCCCGGCATG
Protein-coding sequences here:
- a CDS encoding DUF5320 domain-containing protein is translated as MPRGDRTGPQGMGSRTGRGLGYCSGSNAPGYASGAGFGAGRGLAGRGMRRGGCGPGFGAGFGRGWTALPPAGDAPATDNRRQQRIAQLEAELAELRCQNRQGD